In the Paramormyrops kingsleyae isolate MSU_618 chromosome 6, PKINGS_0.4, whole genome shotgun sequence genome, one interval contains:
- the ip6k2b gene encoding inositol hexakisphosphate kinase 2b isoform X2, with product MAYPLRGEAGDLENVDPTADCEPKHKMLKRSNVKPPALLPEGDYYGKDRTRQMRKEDKNKSHNREEREQAEVLCYSLEKGKVIPQLKHNPWSLKCHQQQLQRMKENAKHRNQYKFILLENLTWRYNMPCVLDLKMGTRQHGDDASEEKKAHQIRKCQQSTSSSIGVRLCGMQVYQADSGQLIFMNKYHGRKLTLAGFKEALFQFFHDGRRLRRELLSPVLRRLQEMQAALEACESYRFYSSSLLIIYDGDPPRAQRQRHCHHGGEEGEEEEDDEEEDEEDPGAFGFHCGGAAGGGTGGWPSMGEPGPLVDVRMIDFAHTTCRHYGEDSVVHEGQDSGYIFGLQNLITIISELEDHSAD from the exons ATGGCGTATCCCCTGCGCGGTGAGGCGGGCGACCTGGAGAATGTGGACCCCACTGCCGACTGCGAGCCCAAGCACAAGATGCTGAAGCGGAGCAACGTGAAGCCGCCCGCTCTGCTGCCGGAAGGTGACTATTACGGCAAGGACAGGACCAGGCAGATGCGCAAGGAGGACAAGAACAAGAG CCACAATCGTGAGGAGCGTGAGCAGGCCGAGGTGCTGTGCTACAGCCTAGAGAAGGGCAAGGTGATACCGCAGCTCAAGCACAACCCCTGGAGCCTGAAATGccaccagcagcagctccaGCGCATGAAGGAGAACGCCAAGCACCGCAACCAGTACA AATTCATTCTGCTGGAGAATCTGACATGGCGATACAACATGCCCTGCGTCCTGGACCTGAAGATGGGTACCCGGCAGCACGGGGATGACGCTTCCGAGGAGAAGAAGGCCCACCAGATCCGCAAGTGCCAGCAGAGCACGTCGTCCTCCATCGGAGTGAGGCTGTGCGGCATGCAG GTGTAccaggcagactcaggtcaGCTTATATTCATGAATAAGTACCACGGACGCAAGCTGACGCTGGCCGGCTTCAAGGAGGCGCTCTTCCAGTTCTTCCACGACGGCCGGCGCCTGCGGCGGGAGCTGCTGTCCCCCGTGCTGCGGCGCCTGCAGGAGATGCAGGCAGCGCTGGAGGCCTGCGAGTCGTACCGCTTCTACTCCAGCTCGCTGCTCATCATCTACGACGGCGACCCGCCGCGCGCCCAACGCCAGCGCCACTGTCATCACGGCGGCGAGGAGggcgaggaagaggaggatgacgaggaggaggacgaggaggaccCCGGGGCGTTCGGGTTCCACTGCGGCGGAGCGGCGGGCGGCGGCACTGGCGGCTGGCCATCCATGGGGGAACCAGGCCCCCTAGTGGACGTGCGTATGATCGACTTTGCCCACACCACCTGCCGGCACTACGGGGAGGACAGCGTGGTGCACGAGGGCCAGGACAGCGGCTACATTTTCGGCCTGCAGAACCTTATCACCATCATCTCAGAGCTGGAGGACCACAGCGCTGATTAA
- the ip6k2b gene encoding inositol hexakisphosphate kinase 2b isoform X1, protein MSPALEAVMQTDQKRYPSQGVMLEPFVHQVGGHSCVLRFGEQTICKPLIPREHQFYKSLPAEMRKFTPQYRGVVSVSFEEDEEGSLCLMAYPLRGEAGDLENVDPTADCEPKHKMLKRSNVKPPALLPEGDYYGKDRTRQMRKEDKNKSHNREEREQAEVLCYSLEKGKVIPQLKHNPWSLKCHQQQLQRMKENAKHRNQYKFILLENLTWRYNMPCVLDLKMGTRQHGDDASEEKKAHQIRKCQQSTSSSIGVRLCGMQVYQADSGQLIFMNKYHGRKLTLAGFKEALFQFFHDGRRLRRELLSPVLRRLQEMQAALEACESYRFYSSSLLIIYDGDPPRAQRQRHCHHGGEEGEEEEDDEEEDEEDPGAFGFHCGGAAGGGTGGWPSMGEPGPLVDVRMIDFAHTTCRHYGEDSVVHEGQDSGYIFGLQNLITIISELEDHSAD, encoded by the exons ATGAGTCCTGCGCTGGAGGCTGTAATGCAGACAGATCAGAAGCGGTACCCCAGCCAAGGGGTAATGCTTGAGCCCTTCGTTCACCAGGTGGGGGGCCATTCCTGCGTGCTCCGCTTCGGGGAGCAGACCATCTGCAAGCCCCTCATTCCCCGGGAACACCAGTTCTACAAGAGCCTGCCGGCGGAGATGAGGAAGTTCACCCCGCAGTACAGAG GTGTGGTGTCTGTCAGCTtcgaggaggacgaggaggggAGCCTCTGCCTGATGGCGTATCCCCTGCGCGGTGAGGCGGGCGACCTGGAGAATGTGGACCCCACTGCCGACTGCGAGCCCAAGCACAAGATGCTGAAGCGGAGCAACGTGAAGCCGCCCGCTCTGCTGCCGGAAGGTGACTATTACGGCAAGGACAGGACCAGGCAGATGCGCAAGGAGGACAAGAACAAGAG CCACAATCGTGAGGAGCGTGAGCAGGCCGAGGTGCTGTGCTACAGCCTAGAGAAGGGCAAGGTGATACCGCAGCTCAAGCACAACCCCTGGAGCCTGAAATGccaccagcagcagctccaGCGCATGAAGGAGAACGCCAAGCACCGCAACCAGTACA AATTCATTCTGCTGGAGAATCTGACATGGCGATACAACATGCCCTGCGTCCTGGACCTGAAGATGGGTACCCGGCAGCACGGGGATGACGCTTCCGAGGAGAAGAAGGCCCACCAGATCCGCAAGTGCCAGCAGAGCACGTCGTCCTCCATCGGAGTGAGGCTGTGCGGCATGCAG GTGTAccaggcagactcaggtcaGCTTATATTCATGAATAAGTACCACGGACGCAAGCTGACGCTGGCCGGCTTCAAGGAGGCGCTCTTCCAGTTCTTCCACGACGGCCGGCGCCTGCGGCGGGAGCTGCTGTCCCCCGTGCTGCGGCGCCTGCAGGAGATGCAGGCAGCGCTGGAGGCCTGCGAGTCGTACCGCTTCTACTCCAGCTCGCTGCTCATCATCTACGACGGCGACCCGCCGCGCGCCCAACGCCAGCGCCACTGTCATCACGGCGGCGAGGAGggcgaggaagaggaggatgacgaggaggaggacgaggaggaccCCGGGGCGTTCGGGTTCCACTGCGGCGGAGCGGCGGGCGGCGGCACTGGCGGCTGGCCATCCATGGGGGAACCAGGCCCCCTAGTGGACGTGCGTATGATCGACTTTGCCCACACCACCTGCCGGCACTACGGGGAGGACAGCGTGGTGCACGAGGGCCAGGACAGCGGCTACATTTTCGGCCTGCAGAACCTTATCACCATCATCTCAGAGCTGGAGGACCACAGCGCTGATTAA